The following is a genomic window from Capnocytophaga stomatis.
CAATTTATAAAATAGATACAGACACATTAAGTTCAAAACATAAATTAATATTTCAAGAATGTTAAATACAAAGAAAACGAAAATTGTAGCTACTTTGGGTCCGGCTACGGATACAAGAGATGTAATTAAAGATATGATGCAGGCAGGAGTGAATGTATTCCGCATCAATTTTTCGCACGCCGATTACGAAGATGTGAAAAAGCGTATAGAAATGATTCGCTCCGTCAATAAAGAATACGGATATAACACAGCAATTTTGGCTGACCTTCAAGGGCCTAAGTTACGTGTGGGGGTTATGGAAGAAGGAATTATCGTAAATCCGGGGGATAAAATAACATTCGCAACAGGAGAGCCTTTTACGGGAAATCAGGACAGAGTGTATATGAATTACAAGGAATTCCCTAAAGATGTGAATCCCGGTGAACGCATTTTGCTTGATGACGGAAAACTCATTTTCAGAGTAGTTTCAACAAACAGAGAAAATGAAGTTGAAGCCGAGGTAATTCAAGGAGGTCCGTTAAAATCCAAAAAAGGAGTAAATCTTCCTAACACAAACGTTTCATTGCCAGCACTTACCGAGAAAGACATAAAAGATGCACTTTTTGCCATTTCGCAGGAAGTAGATTGGTTTGCTCTTTCGTTTGTTCGTAATCCTGCTGATATTCAGGACTTGAAAGATTTGATAAATGAAAATTCAAGCAACAGAATTCCGATTATTGCCAAAATTGAAAAACCGGAGGCTTTGGTGAACATTGATAAAATTATGGCTAACTGTGACGGAATTATGGTTGCTCGAGGTGATTTGGGAGTAGAAATTCCTGCAGAGGAAGTGCCTTTGATTCAAAAAGAGTTAGTGCATAAAGCGAAATTATATCATATTCCCGTAATCATTGCCACACAAATGATGGAAAGTATGATTTCAAGCTTAACTCCAACACGTGCCGAGGTAAATGACGTAGGAAACTCTGTAATGGATGGTGCTGATGCGGTGATGCTTTCAGGAGAAACATCTGTTGGGGCATATCCGGTGCAGGTAATAGAGCAGATGAGTCGTATTATTAAAAGCGTGGAGGAATCGGAATTGATAAAAGTTCCTATGCGTACACCTTTCGTTCGTTCAGGACGTTACGTAACTAATTCGATTTGTTTTCACGCAGCTACAATGGCAAACGAAATGAATGCTAAAGTTATTTCAACTTTGACAAATAGTGGATACACGGCTTATCGCATTTCATCATACCGCCCAAATTCACACATTTTAGTATTTACATCAAGCAAGCGTATTTTGACGCAATTGAGCCTGCTTTGGGGAGTGACAACTTTCTACTATGACAGATTTGTTTCAACTGATGAAACCATCGAGGATGTTAACCATATTGCTAACGAGAAAGGTTACGTAAATATGGGAGATATTATGATTAGCTTGGCAGCGATGCCAATACAAGGCAAAGGAAAAGTGAATACTTTACGCGTTTCTGAGATAGATTCGTGTGCGATTAAAGCAAAATAGAAGCCATATGAATCATTTTTAGGATAGGAGGCAGTAGTGAGTTTTTAAAAAAAATCAGCTACTGCCTTTTTTGTTATTACTTCATATATTTTTGGATGATAGGAGTTAGTTTTTCTCTTCCCCATTTTGCTCCTTCCGTAAGTCCTTTTTGTGTTAAAATAGAAGTTTTTTCAGCCATTTTTTTACCAATCGGAGTTTCGTAGAATTTGAGCAACTCTTTAATTTCACTGTGCGTGAACTCTTCCATATAAATTTTTGCCATAGTTTCGTAAAGTTCAGGCATTAAGGCTTTGATTTCACTCTCAGCAGCATCAACTTTGTCCGCAGGAATGAATTGTTTCAGAGAAGCGGTCACAGCATCAAAAGAATCTTTACTTACGATTGAAATTAGCTTTTGAGTGTCTTTTTTGAAATTCTCATTTTCTTGTGAAAAACCGTAAAATACTGTAAATAAAATTGTTAGTGTTAATAAAAATTTTTTCATTGCAAAATATTTTTTAATTATTCCAGCGAAGATATAAGATTTTTTTCAAAAAATAAAATTAATTGACAGAAATTAATAGATAGAACATTACTTTTCTACACTGAACACTTGCTGTATGAAGTTAAAAATGCATTTGTAAAAAGAAAAATTTTTAGTGTAAAAATTATATATAATTCTTATTTTCAGTTATTTAAATTGATTTTGCTGAAAGATAATATTTACCAAAGTCATTGTTTCTTGCAAAAAGGCACGCTTATTGTATATTTGTAAGAGTATTAACGTTTTAATATTTTCTGAGAGATGAAAAATAATGTATCTATTGCCTTTTTTGCTTTTTTTGCCCTCACAGCGAACGTATTGTTTGCTCAGGCACCCATTTTTACTAATGCAAAAGCCGAAAAAGTACAGCTTTACTTCAATGGTGCCGAAATTCAGCAAGTAGCTAACGTCACTCTTCCTAAAGGAACTTCTGAGGTGGTGGTTGCCAATGTTGCAAATTATTTGGATGAAAATTCCATACAAATAAAATCAACTTCTAAAGTTACTATTTTGTCGGTTCAATTTACAAATCAGGCAATTACGGGATATGAAGACAATTACGTATCGGAATTGGCTCGCCCGATTTATGACAGTATTCAACTTGTTGAAAAAGAAATCGGAAAGAATAAAATTCTTGAGAATTCCGTAGCGAAATCCGTTGAATTGCTGGACAAAAATCAACAATTATCAGGAGCGAATGTGAATACTGCAGAACTCTCAAAACTGCTTGATTTCTACAAAAATAAAAGATACGAACTTGAAAATCAGTTGAAAAATATTGCCGAAAAGAATAAAGAATTACAAAAAAAATTGAATTTATTGAAGTTTCGTTTGGGGGCAGCTTCTTCCCAAAATACGAATAACAGAGGCAAATTGGTACTCAGAGTGATTAACGAAGTTGCGGGAAAAGTTCCTTTTCAACTTAATTATATTTCATACCAAGTTCATTGGAATCCATTTTACGAAGTTCGTTCCGAGAAAATCAACACTCCGATTACATTGAAGTACAATGCAGCTGTAAGTCAGAATACCGGAGTTGATTGGAATAACGTAAAGCTAACTTTATCAAGTGGTTATGTGAATGCATACACACAAGCTCCAACGTTGAATCCTTGGTTTATACACTCCAGAAAAAAAGATTCTGACAAAAAAGTATATCAAGAAATTACAAATGTTAGAAGAGAAAAAGCAGCTTTTCATAAAAATATGCAAACAATGGAACTTGAATCTGTGGAAGTTGCTGATGAAGATATGATTTTGGAAGATAAATCGTTAGATGATGTAGTAGTTGTGGGCGAAACACAATTCAACGTAGTTTTTGATATTGATTTGCCTTACACAATTCTTTCTAACGGAAAAAAACACAGCGTTTCACTCAAAAATTTGGAAATTCCTGCAACTTATCAATATTATTCGGCACCGAAATATGATTTGGGAGCGTATTTGATGGGAAATGTTGAAAATTATGGCAAATATAACCTTCTTTCGGGCGAGGCAAGCCTTATTTTTGAGGGAATGTACGTTGGAAAAACAACGATTAATCCTGAAAATGCCGATAAAAAACTGTTGTTAAGCTTAGGAAAAGACAAAAGAATCATTACTGAAAGAAAATTGATTTCAAAAAATACTGAAAATAAGTCATTAAGTTCTAAAAAAATACAGACATTCACTTATGAAATTAGTGTGCAAAACAACAAAAAAGAAGCGATAACTATTGAAATTGAAGACCAAGTGCCTGTCAGTACAGAAAAAGATATCAAAGTTTCGCTAACAGAAGCTAAAGAAGCTGTTTTCAATAAGGAAAAGGGAAGTTTGAAGTGGAAACTAAACTTAAAACCCAATGAAAACAAAAAAATCAGATTTGTTTACCAAGTAGAATCTGATAAGGATACAATTGTTGAAAACCTCTAAAACAGAGTCAACAAGATTTATTTTCTGAATTTACTTTCAATCTTATTATCTTTTTAAAGCCTGAATTTTGAAAAAACATTATTCAGGCTTTTGTTTTTGGTTTAAATCATCTATATTTGCCCGAACTAAATAATTCGCTATGTACAATACAATTCTTCAACTTCATTCGTGGTTTGCCTACGCAGTGCTTTTGGTGCTTCTTGCGGCAACAGTAAATGCAATCATAGGCTTTTTTGGCAAGAGAAAATATACGGCAAAAGATTTAAGATTAGGTCTTTACGCACTTATTTTTTCGCATATTCAGTTACTTATAGGTATCATTCTTTATGTAACTTCTCCACTTTTTAACGCTTGGAAGGCGGGTGGAGTTATGAAAGATTCATATTTGCGAAGAATGCTTTTGGAACATCCGCTGATGATTGTTGTTGGGGTGGCTTTGATTACCATTGGCTGGTCATTGCACAAAAAACAACCTACGGACAATCGTGCTTTTGGAAAAATAGCCATTTTCTATGCCTTAGGTTTGATATGCTTTCTGTCAAGAATACCTTGGCAGAATTGGTTTTAAGGGATAAAAAAACTCCAAATTGTAAAAGCAATTTGGAGTTTTTTGTTTTATTTAAGTTTATTCAAATATAAATTGACTACGTTTTCCAGTCCCAAATAAAGTGACTCGCTGATGAGTGCGTGTCCGATTGATACTTCCAACAAATTTGGGATATTTTCCTTAAAGAATTTGATGTTTTCCAAACTCAAATCGTGTCCTGCGTTAAGTCCTAAACCTACTTTTTGAGCTTCCAAAGCTGCTTTTATGTACGGCTCAATTCCCTTTTTGTTTCCTTTTTCATATTCGGTGGCATAGCTTTCGGTGTAGAGTTCCACACGGTCTGTTCCTGTTTCCGCAGCGGCTGTTACCATTGCCTCCACAGGGTCAACAAATAATGAAGTTCGGATGCCATTTCGCTTGAATTCAGCAATTATTTCTGTCAAATACGCTTTGTGCTTGATAGTATCCCAGCCTGCATTGGAAGTGATAGCATCATCAGCATCAGGAACAAGCGTTACCTGCGTAGGTTTTACTTTTAGCACCAAATCCATAAATTTCGGAATAGGATTTCCTTCAATGTTATATTCCGTAACCACGACCTCCAGCAAATCAAGAGCATCTTGATAACGAATGTGCCTTTCGTCAGGGCGAGGATGAATTGTAATTCCTTCTGCTCCAAATTTTTGCACATCGGCAGCTACTTTTAGTAAGTTAGGAACATTTCCGCCGCGGGAATTGCGAAGAGTAGCAATTTTGTTGATATTTACACTTAATTTTGTCATTTCTCAATTCAATTATTTGATACAAAGATAAGATTTTCGTACAAAAATAAAAGGCAGAGAGTTGAAAAATTATTTTTTTGAATAATTTGATTAATTTTTATACTTTTTTGTATCTTTACCCGATTCAAATACGCGTATAGACTATGAAGAAAGTAATTTTATTTTCGATTGCTCTTTTAACGCTTTTTGCGTGTAAGAAAGAGGCTACTATTTTCAACAGTAATCCGCTGTTGTACAAGGACTACATTTCAGGATTTACCAGCGGAACGGTTTCTGCTGAAACAAGTTTCAAAGTATTGTTCAATGAGGCAATTTCGCAAGAGAAGATAGCCAAAATCAATGATTTGGATTTGTTTGAAGTTTCGCCTAAAGTGAAGGGTAAGGTGCTGTGCCTGAATCCTTACGAGGTGGAATTTATTCCTGAAAAACGCTTGGAACAGAACACTGACTACAAAATTTCATTCAATTTGAAGAATTTATTTTCAGTTTCTGAAGGCTTGGAAATTTTCAACTTTTCAGTGAAAACTTTACAGCAAGGCTACAGAATTAAGGAAGGAGATTTGCAATCCTACAATGAAAATTTGTATTTTTTGAATGCTGAATTGCTTGCCAGTGACAAAATTTCGTACGAAACGGCTAAAAAATTGGTTTCTGCAACGCTGGGAAGGAAGAAAATTTCTGTAAAATTTCTTTCTCAGGGCAATAGCAATAAATTTCCGATTGTTTTTGACAGTATTCCACGTTCGGATGATGCAGAAACTTTGAAAATTTCGTGGAATGCAGGCGATGTTCCTTCCGAAAATTTGCTTCCTTTTTCAATTTCAATACCCGAAAAAGGGGCTTTTAAAGCTCTTTTTACAAGGACAGAAGATTCATCGAATCAGTCTTTTAGTATCAATTTTTCGGAACCGCTTGAAAAGAATCAGAATTTCAACGGATTAGTAACACTTAGCAACACCGATACAGAGCTGAAATACAGTGTAAACGGAAACGTTTTAAAAGTTTTCCGAGAAGCAACCAATGAGGGTGATTTTCAGGTAACTGTTCACGAAGGAGTGCGTAGCATTTATGGTAAACGTATTAGTAATTCTGAAAATTTTGAGGTTCGTTTTCTGCAACAAAAACCGGAAATCCGACTTGTGAAAAACGGAACGATTTTGCCAAGTTCTCAAAATTTAAAAGTTCATTTTCAGGCAATTAACTTGCGGGCCGTAAATGCTACGGTTTATCGTATTTATGAAAATAATATTCTTCAATTTTTGCAAGAAAATAGCTTAGGTTCAAGTTACGGTTTGCAAAGAGTGGGGAAACCAATTGCCAAAAAGGTTATCCAACTTTCGGAAAGTGCTCTTTCGCCTCTGAGGGAATGGAACACATATTCGCTTGATTTATCGTCAGTTATTACACCGGAACCAGGAGCTATTTATCGAGTGGAATTTACAATGAAGAAAAATTATTCGCTTTACGCTTGTGGCTCGGAGAGCGAACCTCTTGATTTGTCATTTGAAGAAGAACCGCTTGAAAAAGAGTTGGGAGATTATGAAGATGATTACTATTATTGGGGAAGTAGCGACAATCCTTGTGACGATTATTTTTATAATAAAACTGTGGGAACGAATGTTTTAGCCAGTGATTTGGGGGTAATTGTTAAAAAAGGGCAAAATAATAGCTACACGGTAGTTGTAAATAACATTTTAAGCACAGAGTCTGTAAGTGGAGCCGTTGTGGAAGTTTTTGATTATCAGCAACAAAAAATTCAAGAAGGTAAAACAAACAGTGAGGGAATTATTAAATTTGAAATTTCCAGCAGGGCCTTTTTTGCAAAAATCAGAAAGGATAATAACACTACTTATGTTAAAATGGATGATGCAGCACCTCAATCAGTTAGTAAATATGATGTGGACGGATTGCGCTTGCAAAAAGGATTAAACGGATTCATTTATGCGGAAAGAGGTGTTTGGCGTCCGGGTGATAGTATTTACGTGAGTTTTGTACTCAATGATTTTGCTCAAAAATTGCCCGAAAAACTTCCGATAAAACTCAAATTTACAGACCCTTACGGTAAAGTGATTGCTGAGCGTATGCAAAGTAGCAACCCAACAAACCACTATGTTTTCGGGTTGAAAACATCGCCTGAAGCCCCAACAGGAAACTGGAATGTGAGTATTTCGGCAGGAGCAGCAAAATTCCATAAACCAATAAAAATAGAAACTATCAAGCCCAATCGGTTGAAAATTGAGAACAGCTTGAGCGGAAAACTGATTTCAGCCAACGGAGCAAATGCCAATTTACAAGTACTTTGGTTGCACGGTTCGCCTGCGGGAAATACGCAAGTAAACGTTAAAGCGAAGTTCTATCCTATGGAAACAGTTTTTAAAGGTTACGAAAAGTATATTTTCAATAATGAAGCATATCAGTTTGAAAATCAGGAAATTTCTGTATATGAAGGACGAACCGATTCTCAAGGGAGTGCTAATTTCTACTTCAAAGCAGATGAATTACAAGCTCCCGGAATGTTACGAGTGAATTTCCTTACCCAAGCTAATGAAAGTGGGGGGGACTTCAGTACGGATGTAAGTACTGCATCGTTCTCACCTTATGATAGTTACGTAGGTTTGAGATTACCTGAAGCTAACAAATATGACTATTATAACACAGAAGAAAATCACACATTTGAAGCGATTGTTCTTTCTGAAAAAGGAGAGCCTTTACGTGACCAAAATGTTTCGGTAACTGTTTATAAAGTAGGCTGGAATTGGTGGTGGGATGCTTCCAATCAAAATATATCAACGTACAATAGTTCAAGCAGTAACGCCATCTATACGACAAAAACGGTTGAAACGAATAGCAGTGGTAAGGCAAAATTCGATTTGAAAATTCCTGATGGAGATTGGGGTAGATATTTCATTTTACTTTCCGATGAAGATAGCGGTCACAAAAGTGGAACTACGGTTTATTTTGATTGGGGTAGTTGGTCAGGAAAATCGCGAAAAGCATCAAGTGAAGAAGCTGTAATGCTCTCATTAGGAAGCGATAAAAAAGAATATAATGTAGGTGAAAAAGCTAAAATATCGTTCCCTTCTGATGAAGGTGGCAGGGCTTTAATTTCTGTTGAAAATGGAAATGATGTGTTGGAAACCTATTGGGTAGAAACCAAATCGGGCGAAACTAACTATGAAATTTCTATTACAGAAAAAATGACTCCGAATGTGTACTTATACGTAACATCATTGCAGCCTCACGCTAATTCGGTAAATGACGCCCCGATACGACTATACGGAGTTTTACCAATTTCGGTAGTAGATAAAGAAACTCAGTTGAACCCTGTGGTTCAAATGGCTGATGTACTGCGTCCTGAACAGAAAACAACCATCAAAATTAGTGAGAAATCGGGCAAACCGATGACATACACTTTGGCAATTGTAGAAGACGGATTGCTTAACTTAACCCGATTCAAAACGCCAAATCCTTGGAGCAAGTTTTTCTCAAAAACAGCTTTGGGTGTGAAGACTTGGGATGTTTATAATGACATTATCGGAGCTTACGGAGGAACAGTAAATCAAGCATTTAGCATAGGAGGAGACGAAGATTTGGGGGGAGCAGAGGCTCAAAAAGCAAATCGTTTTAAACCTTTTGTGATTGTTAAAGGTCCTTACACTTTGAAAAAAGGAAACACGAATGCTCACGATATTCAAGTTCCAAATTATATGGGCTCAGCAAGGGTGATGGTAGTGGCTTCGGATGTTACCAAAAACGCATTTGGAAGTGCCGAGAAGAAAGATATTCCTGTTATAAGTCCGCTTTCATTGTTGGGTTCTTTACCAAGAAAAGCAGTTCCTGGCGAAAAAATTACGTTGCCGGTTACGGTTTTTGCAATGGAGAAAAGCATCAGAAATGCAACGATTTCTGTGGAAACAAATACTCATTTTAAGGTAGTTGGCAATAAATCGCAATCGTTACAATTTGACGGAACGGGTGAGAAAATGGCATATTTTGAGTTAGAAACTACGCAACAAACGGGCATCGGGAAAGTGAAAATCACAGCAACTTCGGGCAGTGAAAAAGCGGTTTACGAAGTGGAAATGGATGTGTACAACCCGAATCCTGTAACTTATTTTGTTCAGAATGCGGTACTTACAGAAGGAAGTTCGCAAAACTTGAATGCTTCTGTTTTTGGAGAAAAAGCCAAAAATGTGCTTGAAATTTCCA
Proteins encoded in this region:
- the pyk gene encoding pyruvate kinase; translation: MLNTKKTKIVATLGPATDTRDVIKDMMQAGVNVFRINFSHADYEDVKKRIEMIRSVNKEYGYNTAILADLQGPKLRVGVMEEGIIVNPGDKITFATGEPFTGNQDRVYMNYKEFPKDVNPGERILLDDGKLIFRVVSTNRENEVEAEVIQGGPLKSKKGVNLPNTNVSLPALTEKDIKDALFAISQEVDWFALSFVRNPADIQDLKDLINENSSNRIPIIAKIEKPEALVNIDKIMANCDGIMVARGDLGVEIPAEEVPLIQKELVHKAKLYHIPVIIATQMMESMISSLTPTRAEVNDVGNSVMDGADAVMLSGETSVGAYPVQVIEQMSRIIKSVEESELIKVPMRTPFVRSGRYVTNSICFHAATMANEMNAKVISTLTNSGYTAYRISSYRPNSHILVFTSSKRILTQLSLLWGVTTFYYDRFVSTDETIEDVNHIANEKGYVNMGDIMISLAAMPIQGKGKVNTLRVSEIDSCAIKAK
- a CDS encoding DUF2059 domain-containing protein, translated to MKKFLLTLTILFTVFYGFSQENENFKKDTQKLISIVSKDSFDAVTASLKQFIPADKVDAAESEIKALMPELYETMAKIYMEEFTHSEIKELLKFYETPIGKKMAEKTSILTQKGLTEGAKWGREKLTPIIQKYMK
- a CDS encoding DUF4139 domain-containing protein, which produces MKNNVSIAFFAFFALTANVLFAQAPIFTNAKAEKVQLYFNGAEIQQVANVTLPKGTSEVVVANVANYLDENSIQIKSTSKVTILSVQFTNQAITGYEDNYVSELARPIYDSIQLVEKEIGKNKILENSVAKSVELLDKNQQLSGANVNTAELSKLLDFYKNKRYELENQLKNIAEKNKELQKKLNLLKFRLGAASSQNTNNRGKLVLRVINEVAGKVPFQLNYISYQVHWNPFYEVRSEKINTPITLKYNAAVSQNTGVDWNNVKLTLSSGYVNAYTQAPTLNPWFIHSRKKDSDKKVYQEITNVRREKAAFHKNMQTMELESVEVADEDMILEDKSLDDVVVVGETQFNVVFDIDLPYTILSNGKKHSVSLKNLEIPATYQYYSAPKYDLGAYLMGNVENYGKYNLLSGEASLIFEGMYVGKTTINPENADKKLLLSLGKDKRIITERKLISKNTENKSLSSKKIQTFTYEISVQNNKKEAITIEIEDQVPVSTEKDIKVSLTEAKEAVFNKEKGSLKWKLNLKPNENKKIRFVYQVESDKDTIVENL
- a CDS encoding pyridoxine 5'-phosphate synthase, with the translated sequence MTKLSVNINKIATLRNSRGGNVPNLLKVAADVQKFGAEGITIHPRPDERHIRYQDALDLLEVVVTEYNIEGNPIPKFMDLVLKVKPTQVTLVPDADDAITSNAGWDTIKHKAYLTEIIAEFKRNGIRTSLFVDPVEAMVTAAAETGTDRVELYTESYATEYEKGNKKGIEPYIKAALEAQKVGLGLNAGHDLSLENIKFFKENIPNLLEVSIGHALISESLYLGLENVVNLYLNKLK
- a CDS encoding alpha-2-macroglobulin family protein, which codes for MKKVILFSIALLTLFACKKEATIFNSNPLLYKDYISGFTSGTVSAETSFKVLFNEAISQEKIAKINDLDLFEVSPKVKGKVLCLNPYEVEFIPEKRLEQNTDYKISFNLKNLFSVSEGLEIFNFSVKTLQQGYRIKEGDLQSYNENLYFLNAELLASDKISYETAKKLVSATLGRKKISVKFLSQGNSNKFPIVFDSIPRSDDAETLKISWNAGDVPSENLLPFSISIPEKGAFKALFTRTEDSSNQSFSINFSEPLEKNQNFNGLVTLSNTDTELKYSVNGNVLKVFREATNEGDFQVTVHEGVRSIYGKRISNSENFEVRFLQQKPEIRLVKNGTILPSSQNLKVHFQAINLRAVNATVYRIYENNILQFLQENSLGSSYGLQRVGKPIAKKVIQLSESALSPLREWNTYSLDLSSVITPEPGAIYRVEFTMKKNYSLYACGSESEPLDLSFEEEPLEKELGDYEDDYYYWGSSDNPCDDYFYNKTVGTNVLASDLGVIVKKGQNNSYTVVVNNILSTESVSGAVVEVFDYQQQKIQEGKTNSEGIIKFEISSRAFFAKIRKDNNTTYVKMDDAAPQSVSKYDVDGLRLQKGLNGFIYAERGVWRPGDSIYVSFVLNDFAQKLPEKLPIKLKFTDPYGKVIAERMQSSNPTNHYVFGLKTSPEAPTGNWNVSISAGAAKFHKPIKIETIKPNRLKIENSLSGKLISANGANANLQVLWLHGSPAGNTQVNVKAKFYPMETVFKGYEKYIFNNEAYQFENQEISVYEGRTDSQGSANFYFKADELQAPGMLRVNFLTQANESGGDFSTDVSTASFSPYDSYVGLRLPEANKYDYYNTEENHTFEAIVLSEKGEPLRDQNVSVTVYKVGWNWWWDASNQNISTYNSSSSNAIYTTKTVETNSSGKAKFDLKIPDGDWGRYFILLSDEDSGHKSGTTVYFDWGSWSGKSRKASSEEAVMLSLGSDKKEYNVGEKAKISFPSDEGGRALISVENGNDVLETYWVETKSGETNYEISITEKMTPNVYLYVTSLQPHANSVNDAPIRLYGVLPISVVDKETQLNPVVQMADVLRPEQKTTIKISEKSGKPMTYTLAIVEDGLLNLTRFKTPNPWSKFFSKTALGVKTWDVYNDIIGAYGGTVNQAFSIGGDEDLGGAEAQKANRFKPFVIVKGPYTLKKGNTNAHDIQVPNYMGSARVMVVASDVTKNAFGSAEKKDIPVISPLSLLGSLPRKAVPGEKITLPVTVFAMEKSIRNATISVETNTHFKVVGNKSQSLQFDGTGEKMAYFELETTQQTGIGKVKITATSGSEKAVYEVEMDVYNPNPVTYFVQNAVLTEGSSQNLNASVFGEKAKNVLEISSFPGVNLHQRLNYLISYPHGCGEQITSGAFPQLFLSDFVNLTPEKAEEVRRNVTVAISKLHENQLPNGGFAYWKGNRYADDWTTSYIGQFFVLAEKKGYVLPSGSKQNWLNYQNNEARQWRYNPEYQNDFAQAYRLYTLALAGSPNMGAMNRLRETKDISSNAKRLLAAAYAFSGQKQTANNLFQSVSVDDNDGNYYYYGSEVRNKAMALETALLIGKKEDAARWALEIADRLSSSDWMSTQTTAYALYAMAKYVEINKSGKSFSASYSLGGKTENIKSSEPMASVELPIKGDKQSLQIKNTSKQTLYVRLISSGVLPVGKELPMQNGLALSTTYRDKNGNVVDVSQVRQSTELIASIEVKNLTNESVENVALTQIIPSGWEIINTRFTDYGDTEQSSYIDYADFRDDRANFYLSLKGNQTKVIKLKLNASYAGRYYLPGTFAEAMYNNRYNTRTEGKWVEVYRAE